The segment AGCTTCAGTCAGCGTTTTCCGCGAAACAAGTTTTTCGCCGTAGAGCGCCTGATCCCACTTCAGCAAATCTCGCGCGGACGCGTAGATGCCTCCGTCGCCGACCATTCCATTGAGATAGTTCCAATCATTGGCAACGTGACTTGTTCCTTGCCACGCGAAACCAAAAACACGGTTTGCAGGATCGAACTTTTGCTCGTCCGGCGAAAATGCATGCGAGTCAGTCATCCCCACGGGATCAAAAATTCGCTGCTTTAGAAAATCGTGGATCGAATGCCCCGACACTGACTCAATGATGCTGCCCAACAGAACGTAGCCCGTGTTGCTGTAAGCGTAACGTTCGCCAGGCTCGAAATCCGGATCGGGCTTGTGTTCGGCATACAGAGCGATCATGTCGTGATTGAATGCCGTTTTTCGCTCGTCGTTTTCGGCGTCGGTATCCCAATGATTTCTGAACAGGTCCATATAGTCCGTCAGACCGCCGGTGTGATTTAGCAGGTGCCGGATCGTAACGCCTTTGTAAGGTAGAGTCGGCAAGTACTTGGTGATATCGTCATCAAAATCAAGTTTGCCATCCTCTTTCAACTGCATGATTCCCATCGCGACGAACTGTTTGCTAACCGAAGCGAGGCGAAAGGATGAGTTTTCCGCGAAAGGCGTCTCGTCGTCAATGTTCGCGAATCCAACTGATTTTTCGAAGACGATTTTTCCGTCTACGGCAATCAAAACCGTGCCGCTGAAGAGCCTGTTTTCAAAAGCTCGATCCAGTCGCTTGGAGAATTTTTCCAGACTCTCGGGCTCAAAGCTCTTCAGTTTTGAACGTTTCGAATCGGGCTGGAGCGTCTGTAGCATTTCCTGAATCCTGTCCTCCGAGAAATTTCCGTTGATGACCACATCGCGACTGATTTTGCTCCTGATAACCGGAGCCGACACCAGGTTGCCGTTGAACAGAATTGCCATCGGCTTTCCAAGATTCGAAGCACTCGCTGTCGCCAACTTTTCGCCGCCTGCAGCAGTCAAACGAAGGTAGATATTCTTCCTGCCGCTGCGATCCAGTTTCGCTTCGACCGATTCAATATCGACTCGACTGACAACGGACTCCGAATCGACAAAGATCGGCGGTTTCCCTTCCACATCGATTTTCGTCAATCCATCGACCGCATCGGCACTCGCCATGCAAATCTGCAAAACCTCAGTCGAGTCCGGGGACTGCTCCTGCCCGTTCGTCGTCGACGCGAACAGCAACGCGCCAAACAGCACACAAATCGCACTCGCGTTCGAAACAATCGACATCGCGGGAAAACTGGTTGCTGATCTCATCTAATTCATTCCGTATTTTTATCGATCTTCGTCCGCAATCCCAACGCCTTTACTTCGATCAGGATACTGTGGCCGGTCCGGTTTCCGATAGCCATCGGACTTGATCTCTTTGAGCAACTGCTTCACCGCGGCATCCAATTGCGGATCCTTCCCGTCCAACATTTTCGCAGGATCGTCGACGACTTCTTCGTCCGGATCGACACCGTGGCCTTCGATTCCCCACGTTCCGTCTTTCTCGTAGTAGGCAAACGTCGGCGCAGTGATTCCCGACCCATCGATCATCGAAGGGTTGCCAGAAATTCCGACCAGCCCACCCCAGGTTCGCATGCCGATCAGTTTTCCCAAACCAGCTTGCTTGAACAAAGCAGGGAACATGTCGCCACCGCTGCCCGCCATGCCGTTGATCAGCATGCACTTTGGACCGTGGTGAGCGTCTGGCGGCCAAGTCATGTCGCGTCCGTCACGCTTCGCCCAATAGTTCGTCACCGGACGGTTCAGAAGTTCGATGAACCGAGTCGGAATTTGGCCTCCGCCGTTCCAACGATCGTCAATGATTAGAGCCTCCTTCGCGGTTTGGCCGTAGAACTGACGGAACAGATCGTTCTGGCCAGGCACACCGGTGTTGACCAAATAAACGTAGCCAATCTTGCCCTTCGATTTCTCGTCCACGTAGGCTCGATTCGATTCGATCCAATGCCGAAAACGAAGCTGATCATCAGAGCCCATCGGCTTGATGACGACGCGTTTGTCTTCCGCATCCAGCTCTGAATCTTCACTGATGGTCAGCGTCGTGATCGCGCCGGCGAGTCCTTCAAACGCAGCATAAGGGCTCGTTTCGTCGCTCAACTCGACGCCGTTGACTTCCAGAATAAAGTCACCTTCCTTGATGCCGACTCGCCGCAGCGGGCTTCTGGCATCGGTGTCCCATTCGGCTCCTTCGAAGATCGTTCCAACGCGATAGCGACCGTCTTCGGACTCAAACGTGCAACCCAGCAGACCGACGTTGCTGCCCTTGGGAGCTTTGTCGACTTCGACGCCACGATAGTAGGCATGTCCAACATTGAGTTCCGCAATCATTTCGCCGATCACAAACCCGACATCGTCGCGCGACGTACAATCGTCCAACATCGATGCGTAGTGTTT is part of the Mariniblastus fucicola genome and harbors:
- a CDS encoding serine hydrolase domain-containing protein, translated to MRSATSFPAMSIVSNASAICVLFGALLFASTTNGQEQSPDSTEVLQICMASADAVDGLTKIDVEGKPPIFVDSESVVSRVDIESVEAKLDRSGRKNIYLRLTAAGGEKLATASASNLGKPMAILFNGNLVSAPVIRSKISRDVVINGNFSEDRIQEMLQTLQPDSKRSKLKSFEPESLEKFSKRLDRAFENRLFSGTVLIAVDGKIVFEKSVGFANIDDETPFAENSSFRLASVSKQFVAMGIMQLKEDGKLDFDDDITKYLPTLPYKGVTIRHLLNHTGGLTDYMDLFRNHWDTDAENDERKTAFNHDMIALYAEHKPDPDFEPGERYAYSNTGYVLLGSIIESVSGHSIHDFLKQRIFDPVGMTDSHAFSPDEQKFDPANRVFGFAWQGTSHVANDWNYLNGMVGDGGIYASARDLLKWDQALYGEKLVSRKTLTEAFTPGKLNNGDQTDYGFGWMVERSADDGLTVSHGGHWVGFQTSILRGIDRKLTVILLSNNSTQHLDQITRAIDQL